In [Limnothrix rosea] IAM M-220, one genomic interval encodes:
- a CDS encoding SDR family oxidoreductase translates to MATYLVTGANRGIGLEYCRQIKEQGDQAIAVCRDSSEELDALGVQIETGVDITSDKSVDTLAKKLKDTPIDVLINNAGIVERISLDNLDFESMRKQFEVNALGTLRFTKALLPNLSKGSKVIIMTSRMGSIDDNTSGGSYGYRMSKVAVSMAGKSLSVDLKPHGIAVGILHPGLVKTRMTGFRDDGITTEESVKGLLKRINALNLDNTGTFWHAKGEVLPW, encoded by the coding sequence GTGGCAACATATTTGGTTACAGGGGCAAATCGCGGTATTGGCTTGGAATATTGCCGGCAAATTAAAGAACAGGGCGATCAGGCGATCGCCGTGTGCCGAGATAGTTCAGAGGAGCTAGATGCTTTAGGTGTACAAATTGAAACAGGCGTTGACATCACTTCTGATAAGTCGGTTGATACTTTAGCTAAAAAATTAAAAGACACCCCGATAGATGTACTCATCAACAATGCAGGAATTGTGGAGCGCATTAGTCTCGACAACTTAGATTTTGAAAGTATGCGGAAACAATTTGAGGTTAACGCCCTAGGTACATTGCGTTTCACCAAAGCTTTACTGCCAAATCTGAGTAAAGGTTCAAAAGTCATTATCATGACCAGTCGTATGGGCTCCATTGATGACAACACTTCTGGCGGTTCCTACGGCTACAGGATGTCAAAAGTCGCCGTTTCAATGGCCGGCAAATCCTTATCTGTAGACTTGAAGCCCCACGGCATTGCAGTAGGAATTTTACATCCCGGTCTTGTAAAAACCCGTATGACAGGCTTTCGCGATGATGGTATCACCACTGAAGAATCAGTTAAGGGCTTATTAAAGCGTATTAATGCTTTAAATCTAGACAATACCGGCACATTTTGGCATGCAAAGGGCGAAGTTCTACCTTGGTAA